Proteins encoded within one genomic window of Anopheles gambiae chromosome 3, idAnoGambNW_F1_1, whole genome shotgun sequence:
- the LOC1280665 gene encoding zinc finger protein 585B → MCAAGPCFDWYADAEGDVCDMLPLITVNDNSVIATEVTFDAGEFLPPAGEELPYATDFALYGDHHQLFAEISEESGEPQSHEETAVSLESVLTCNGCNVRFQCKTHRTRHQLLHHGDELASTKQFAKCRIRCRQCGEHFPLARQLADHLAAQHPQCSVCELCLATFRDRASLEWHRNYHRSKNQPPKVRYICDVCRKECNSSSHLHLHRKIHLEHKPYPCTYGCNRSFSSSGNRQKHVARMHTHEKKFHCAQCGESFIYARQLHTHRERKHAEHTKNTNGLFRCARCKDTFDTEDAFRQHLKTSGCLELRAFECVLCAKRFKQSTHLRNHLLTHTNGVRAHGCEHCSKRFTLPGDLKVHRRTHTKEKPFRCNLCPAGFIVGKQLNKHRAKVHGIESTRKG, encoded by the coding sequence ATGTGTGCCGCCGGTCCGTGTTTCGATTGGTACGCCGATGCGGAGGGCGATGTGTGTGATATGTTGCCGCTGATCACGGTCAACGATAATAGCGTTATCGCCACGGAGGTCACCTTTGATGCGGGTGAGTTTCTACCGCCTGCCGGCGAGGAATTACCGTACGCGACGGACTTTGCCCTGTACGGCGATCATCACCAGCTGTTTGCGGAGATTAGCGAAGAAAGCGGTGAGCCCCAATCGCACGAAGAAACGGCAGTTTCGTTGGAAAGTGTTTTAACTTGCAACGGGTGTAACGTGCGCTTTCAATGCAAAACACACCGCACAAGGCATCAGCTTTTGCATCACGGCGATGAGTTAGCCAGCACCAAGCAGTTCGCCAAATGCCGGATTCGTTGTCGGCAGTGTGGGGAACATTTCCCATTGGCACGGCAGCTCGCAGATCATCTTGCAGCCCAACATCCTCAGTGCAGCGTGTGCGAATTGTGTCTAGCAACATTCCGTGATCGTGCCTCACTCGAATGGCATCGGAACTACCATCGATCGAAGAACCAGCCTCCGAAAGTACGCTACATCTGCGACGTCTGTCGAAAAGAATGCAACAGTTCGAGTCATCTGCATCTACATCGGAAGATTCATCTGGAGCACAAACCGTACCCCTGTACGTATGGCTGTAATCGTAGCTTCTCCTCGTCCGGCAACCGGCAGAAACATGTCGCACGCATGCATACGCACGAAAAGAAGTTCCACTGCGCACAATGCGGTGAATCGTTTATCTACGCACGACAGCTACACACCCATCGGGAGCGGAAACACGCAGAACATACCAAGAATACCAACGGTCTTTTCAGATGCGCTCGTTGCAAGGATACTTTTGATACGGAGGATGCTTTTCGGCAGCATCTAAAGACGAGTGGCTGCCTAGAGCTTCGTGCGTTTGAGTGTGTGCTATGCGCAAAACGCTTCAAGCAAAGCACCCATCTGCGCAACCATCTGCTCACTCACACGAACGGTGTACGGGCACACGGTTGTGAGCACTGTTCGAAGCGATTTACACTCCCCGGCGATCTAAAGGTACATCGCCGCACGCACACCAAAGAGAAGCCGTTCCGATGTAATCTCTGTCCGGCTGGGTTCATTGTGGGCAAGCAATTAAATAAGCATCGTGCAAAGGTTCACGGAATAGAGAGCACGCGTAAGGGATGA